In Neodiprion pinetum isolate iyNeoPine1 chromosome 6, iyNeoPine1.2, whole genome shotgun sequence, one genomic interval encodes:
- the LOC124221259 gene encoding uncharacterized protein isoform X2, with product MCEVNDDGQGGQAPIQEDDALEKIFSECDGSSTGKVLVAKLMDYMFNQMSAHGSPEILNDLRKSMCAVSYNGEVTRQQYYDVSRSWLAKIRKGQHHHENHQDGNNNLRIDESSRATSPLTGYADDATVSSEPGPDIAPTLHEFLELSTSTIVDTSKRSKNEDSFFGDLSSVSGNYYLTTDDPIFETTRDLQLRMQRCTVENDHLKEELQRSEDTIALLERQLGTTRRKLEMANEKCVRLQTEDEEHHAELSKTERDRQALRARNQHLERKNFLMRRELDDAVTETERLRFELDKLNDQKEARGKLLSHYREELQQVQKLYEGAKEHISQMDLANCQLKDENQVSTRTIEQLKTIVKELETRVSELQTHRDDMSHSEPSSARPVFKNELSFDLDTSHYSGKIIPRSLCDEMKASGLEDPDISLTNKIETLDEKMEDQCITEYYSVIREAVKQLERVLARVQVACNKVKAKTVPARNPSFVFGEIDADGNKECRSSVEELLRMLESEIRRTLSIFSIVVSHKVVSTNASTTDPATRVDVLEPDSTPVCDILRGINTGFINYDLSTNWGTEKHPHKEKEKRVASLAEVKSGDASAAATSTPRSSPLPCSSRRSSSLEVCEEAIIDPIVAALDEIIQSSGCANGDPDLAHSPRKSLREHKSRYVQTPPSRREFECDCWSGSCDVESPPSLITADAESRLSNATVTGWSESGSELNRGFLETCAWRCQRTEIMDDSSDDKESSLKYSLDKALVTVTRVDPTLHTTDSRDPSPLTITRTDPTPGTYRTEPALAPIQHSVAGSGTSSCEDNGCDVVEDLNVDLEKLTLRTTSSNERHPVEKKSAGNFQPYDNVPKRKSSVYHQFFDPCKLDGGRDTSVRRSTNSLRVRKYTRSNQGTKCNKLLSRPSRKLAEPLISDSETFSNNFCRTESEDYLASLSAGSGQLDMDNVRPFSPTPIGHQVSTEKNDEISTIYSSDDGGRVKSAPAVMAQTETTCNVSPTIPQRGSFMFDSAQCNGTDDSHARIDFISGTTESSVELLSLNICETTVVSEIEDVNPAESRATHRTVTRYTEPDETVKPPHDVDLTEPSGPSYVSIAGVDIPMAESDRVPVIIERQQSHRVLESMLPGKPSKSEASLESCRTTYAIMGARSFQLQTPTFCPSNHEILGDVALANVERGRSNDCEISPRSRSVERAMSSEEDSSDSECARDQIDCEDNVQVVVPPRPSPPSRSTSPPPLLSPIRPHQPPQTEAASSHPCNQNVISAFAFQEPPPPPYRDRTENRVAEESVENRKHRLKKTERLRRSLSEGDNSACRESFRCRCSCGCSAAQSRILDVPGGTGDTLEACEHQLNLGAFPNLPDARLIELGLSDPPYGHELCDRISEDELERKYTALSIGLGTDRATLPRRLALSLRQRDQAERNLATEVGRMQRDIQALAPLCVDRESVERVERVRHQLEMISRCALRVSCTAELLGATHQERRVSRATLLADRYLQALRARCDKLAAELAETKRILIDNNIVVEENPSELVDDGVPRVRYRGIPPASRTATVSRRRASIATISRPATVNSLQEALTKATPHHIAANPTRCTRCLPIDNARQQRVSISGRMTLRRPSLSYDTQRWDEKLDRTDSSSSVGELREIFEQAESRRGSKEENNNLIRRQLNNFSVAGCESGDSDTFISTRGDSTIFQTQVRDEELLTENTSPRRRVPPVYGMLRDQVSRLPVFWYILFVAVFFFGFYSNRYVTTRYMAPLKWWSIEEIFQRYGYFRRNPPPPV from the exons ATGTGCGAGGTAAACGATGACGGCCAAGGTGGGCAGGCCCCAATACAAGAAGATG ATGCGTTAGAAAAAATCTTTTCGGAATGCGACGGATCGTCAACCGGCAAAGTCTTAGTTGCAAAGCTCATGGACTACATGTTCAATCAAATGTCTGCGCACGGAAG CCCGGAAATTCTGAATGATCTTCGTAAATCGATGTGCGCTGTATCTTACAATGGCGAAGTAACACGACAGCAATATTATGACGTTTCACGATCATGGCTGGCGAAAATACGCAAAGGTCAACATCATCACGAAAATCACCAAGATGGTAACAATAATCTCCGCATCGATGAAAGCAG TCGAGCTACGAGTCCACTGACTGGATATGCCGACGATGCAACGGTTTCGTCTGAGCCGGGACCAGACATCGCACCGACCCTCCATG AATTCCTCGAACTCTCCACGAGCACCATCGTTGATACGAGCAAGAG AAGCAAGAACGAGGACAGTTTCTTCGGGGATTTATCTTCCGTCAGCGGTAATTACTACTTAACAACGGACGATCCCATTTTCGAGACAACACGGGATCTACAGCTGCGGATGCAGAGGTGCACAGTAGAGAATGACCACCTCAAAGAGGAACTGCAACGCTCCGAAGATACGATAGCATTATTGGAAAGGCAGCTGGGCACGACCCGCAGGAAATT GGAAATGGCAAACGAAAAGTGCGTTAGGCTGCAAACGGAAGACGAAGAACACCACGCCGAACTCTCAAAGACCGAGAGGGACCGTCAAGCTCTACGAGCAAGAAATCAACATCTtgagaggaaaaattttctgatgAGGAGGGAACTCGATGATGCTGTTACGGAG ACAGAACGGTTGAGGTTTGAACTGGATAAGTTAAACGACCAGAAAGAAGCGCGTGGTAAGCTGCTTAGTCACTATAGGGAGGAATTGCAACAGGTACAGAAATTGTACGAGGGAGCGAAAGAGCATATTTCACAGATGGACTTAGCTAACTGTCAACTTAAAGATGAAAACCAAGTTTCTACGAGGACTATCGAG CAACTGAAAACTATCGTGAAAGAGTTGGAGACCCGAGTTTCCGAGCTGCAAACACACCGAGATGATATGTCCCATAGCGAACCG TCATCCGCAAGACCAGTCTTTAAAAATGAGCTAAGCTTCGACTTGGATACGTCACACTATTCGGGAAAAATAATCCCGCGGTCTCTGTGCGATGAAATGAAAGCTTCG GGACTCGAAGATCCGGACATCAGTTTGACGAATAAAATCGAAACACTGGACGAAAAAATGGAAGACCAGTGCATCACCGAATACTACAGCGTTATACGCGAAGCTGTGAAACAGCTggaaag AGTTCTGGCCAGAGTTCAAGTGGCGTGTAACAAGGTGAAAGCAAAAACGGTACCTGCTCGGAACCCTTCGTTTGTGTTTGGAGAAATAGATGCAGATGGAAACAAAGAGTGTCGTTCTAGCGTCGAGGAGCTGTTGCGAATGTTAGAATCCGAAATACGTCGTACGCTGTCAATATTTTCTATTGTG GTCTCGCACAAGGTCGTCAGTACCAACGCCAGTACGACAGATCCCGCGACTCGAGTTGATGTACTCGAACCTGACTCGACGCCAGTTTGCGATATTCTTCGAGGCATTAACACGGGCTTCATTAACTACGACCTCTCTACAAA TTGGGGAACGGAAAAACATCCGCacaaggaaaaggaaaaaagggtCGCATCGCTGGCCGAGGTAAAATCTGGAGATGCGTCTGCAGCGGCCACCAGCACTCCTCGTTCTTCACCGCTGCCGTGCAGCTCGAGGCGGTCCTCCAGCCTGGAAGTTTGCGAAGAGGCGATAATCGACCCCATCGTCGCTGCCTTAGATGAGATCATTCAAAGTTCCGGCTGCGCCAACGGAGATCCCGATCTAGCACACAGCCCTAGAAAATCCCTGCGGGAGCATAAATCCAG GTACGTTCAAACTCCACCATCGCGTCGAGAGTTTGAATGTGATTGCTGGTCAGGCTCCTGTGACGTTGAATCTCCCCCGTCACTGATAACCGCTGATGCTGAGTCAAGACTATCGAATGCAACTGTCACGGGCTGGTCTGAATCGGGATCCGAGCTCAACCGCGGTTTTTTGGAAACCTGCGCCTGGAGATGCCAGAGGACAGAAATTATGGACGATTCTTCCGACGATAAGGAGAGCAGTTTGAAATACAGCCTGGATAAAGCACTTGTGACGGTGACGCGGGTGGATCCAACTTTACATACGACGGACAGTAGAGACCCGTCACCGTTAACGATAACTAGGACGGACCCGACTCCCGGAACGTATCGTACAGAGCCTGCCTTGGCCCCGATCCAACATTCAGTGGCCGGTTCTGGGACTTCGAGTTGCGAGGATAACGGCTGCGACGTTGTGGAAGATCTAAATGTTGACTTGGAGAAACTGACTCTGAGAACAACATCGAGCAATGAACGACACCCCGTGGAGAAGAAATCGGCTGGAAATTTTCAGCCGTATGACAACGTACCGAAACGAAAATCATCGGTATACCACCAGTTCTTCGATCCCTGTAAACTTGACGGAGGTCGAGATACCTCGGTAAGAAGATCCACGAATTCTTTAAGGGTGCGAAAATACACACGTTCGAATCAAGGCACGAAATGCAATAAATTACTGTCAAGACCGTCAAGGAAACTTGCTGAGCCGTTGATCAGCGACTCTGAGACATTCAGTAATAACTTCTGCAGGACAGAATCGGAAGATTACCTTGCGAGCCTGTCAGCTGGGTCGGGGCAACTCGACATGGATAACGTACGACCTTTTTCTCCCACCCCGATTGGTCATCAGGTTTCTACAGAAAAAAACGATGAAATTTCGACCATTTATAGCAGTGATGACGGTGGTCGGGTGAAGAGTGCACCAGCAGTGATGGCACAAACCGAAACAACATGCAACGTTTCTCCGACGATACCGCAACGTGGCAGTTTTATGTTCGACTCTGCACAGTGTAACGGGACTGATGATTCACACGCGAGGATCGATTTCATCTCAGGAACGACAGAATCTTCGGTTGAATTATTGTCCTTAAATATTTGCGAAACGACCGTAGTGTCGGAGATTGAGGATGTTAATCCGGCGGAGTCGAGAGCGACCCATCGTACGGTAACGCGGTACACAGAGCCAGACGAAACGGTCAAACCACCGCACGATGTGGATCTAACTGAACCTTCCGGACCGTCCTACGTTTCCATCGCAGGTGTGGATATTCCGATGGCAGAAAGTGATCGAGTTCCCGTGATAATCGAACGTCAACAGTCACACAGGGTACTTG AATCGATGTTGCCGGGGAAGCCTAGCAAGTCGGAAGCAAGCCTTGAAAGCTGCCGGACCACGTACGCAATTATGGGCGCTCGTAGCTTCCAGCTGCAGACACCAACATTTTGCCCCTCCAACCACGAGATACTCGGTGACGTTGCTTTAGCCAACGTCGAGCGAGGGCGTAGCAACGATTGCGAAATATCGCCCCGATCCAGGTCAGTTGAGCGCGCGATGTCCAGCGAGGAAGATAGTTCCGATTCAGAGTGCGCCCGTGACCAGATTGACTGCGAGGATAACGTACAGGTGGTCGTACCACCACGACCATCACCACCATCAAGATCGACATCACCGCCACCTTTGCTATCGCCAATTCGACCGCACCAACCGCCACAGACGGAGGCAGCGTCCTCGCACCCTTGCAATCAAAATGTCATTTCCGCATTTGCTTTCCAAGAGCCACCACCGCCACCATACAGGGATAGAACAGAGAATAGAGTTGCCGAAGAATCGGTGGAAAATCGTAAACATCGACTTAAG aaaactgaACGACTGCGTCGTTCGTTATCCGAGGGTGACAATAGCGCTTGCCGAGAGAGCTTCCGATGCCGATGCAGCTGCGGCTGTAGTGCGGCTCAGAGTAGAATACTTGATGTCCCTGGTGGAACTGGGGACACTCTTGAAGCCTGTGAACACCAGCTGAATCTGGGGGCATTTCCTAATTTACCGGATGCGCGTCTGATCGAGCTTGGACTATCGGATCCTCCCTATGGCCATGAACTTTG CGACCGCATAAGCGAGGATGAACTCGAG CGAAAATATACGGCGCTTTCGATTGGATTGGGGACGGACAGAGCAACGCTGCCGCGGAGGTTGGCACTCAGTTTACGACAAAGAGACCAGGCTGAGCGCAATCTCGCTACGGAAGTCGGAAGGATGCAACGTGACATTCAG GCCCTCGCCCCGCTGTGCGTGGATCGAGAATCCGTAGAGCGAGTCGAGCGAGTCAGACACCAGTTGGAGATGATTTCGCGATGTGCCCTAAGAGTATCTTGCACGGCTGAGCTCCTCGGCGCTACGCATCAGGAGCGTCGAGTTTCCAGGGCAACTCTTCTTGCCGATAGGTACCTACAGGCTTTACGGGCCAGGTGTGACAAACTTGCCGCCGAGCTCGCAGAGACAAA GCGCATCCTGATTGACAACAACATTGTTGTTGAGGAGAATCCGAGTGAACTCGTCGACGACGGTGTCCCCCGGGTCCGGTATCGCGGGATACCGCCTGCCAGCCGTACGGCAACG gTGTCTAGGAGAAGGGCCAGCATCGCAACGATATCTCGACCCGCAACGGTCAATTCCCTGCAAGAGGCATTAACAAAGGCAACGCCTCATCATATAGCGGCGAATCCGACTCGTTGCACTCGGTGCCTACCGATC GATAATGCGAGACAGCAGCGTGTCTCTATATCCGGTAGAATGACCTTGAGACGGCCTTCGCTCAGTTACGATACGCAGAGGTGGGACGAGAAATTGGATAGGACAGA CAGTTCAAGCAGCGTCGGAGAGCTAAGAGAAATATTCGAGCAGGCCGAGTCAAGGCGCGGATCGaaggaagaaaataacaatttgatTCGCCGCCAGTTGAACAACTTCAGCGTGGCTGGTTGCGAAAGCGGCGATTCGGATACGTTTATAAGTACCAGAGGGGAttcaaccatttttcaaactcaagTCAGAGATGAGGAATTACTAACTGAAAACACATCACCGCG CCGAAGAGTGCCTCCAGTCTATGGAATGTTGAGGGATCAAGTTTCTCGGCTGCCTGTATTTTGGTACATTTTGTTTgttgcagtattttttttcggtttctACAGTAACCGGTACGTAACCACGAGATACATGGCGCCTTTGAAGTGGTGGTCGATCGAAGAAATATTCCAAAGATACGGCTACTTTCGGCGCAATCCGCCACCTCCTGTCTGA
- the LOC124221259 gene encoding uncharacterized protein isoform X6: MCEVNDDGQGGQAPIQEDDALEKIFSECDGSSTGKVLVAKLMDYMFNQMSAHGSPEILNDLRKSMCAVSYNGEVTRQQYYDVSRSWLAKIRKGQHHHENHQDGNNNLRIDESSRATSPLTGYADDATVSSEPGPDIAPTLHEFLELSTSTIVDTSKRSKNEDSFFGDLSSVSGNYYLTTDDPIFETTRDLQLRMQRCTVENDHLKEELQRSEDTIALLERQLGTTRRKLEMANEKCVRLQTEDEEHHAELSKTERDRQALRARNQHLERKNFLMRRELDDAVTETERLRFELDKLNDQKEARGKLLSHYREELQQVQKLYEGAKEHISQMDLANCQLKDENQVSTRTIEQLKTIVKELETRVSELQTHRDDMSHSEPSSARPVFKNELSFDLDTSHYSGKIIPRSLCDEMKASGLEDPDISLTNKIETLDEKMEDQCITEYYSVIREAVKQLERVLARVQVACNKVKAKTVPARNPSFVFGEIDADGNKECRSSVEELLRMLESEIRRTLSIFSIVVSHKVVSTNASTTDPATRVDVLEPDSTPVCDILRGINTGFINYDLSTNWGTEKHPHKEKEKRVASLAEVKSGDASAAATSTPRSSPLPCSSRRSSSLEVCEEAIIDPIVAALDEIIQSSGCANGDPDLAHSPRKSLREHKSRYVQTPPSRREFECDCWSGSCDVESPPSLITADAESRLSNATVTGWSESGSELNRGFLETCAWRCQRTEIMDDSSDDKESSLKYSLDKALVTVTRVDPTLHTTDSRDPSPLTITRTDPTPGTYRTEPALAPIQHSVAGSGTSSCEDNGCDVVEDLNVDLEKLTLRTTSSNERHPVEKKSAGNFQPYDNVPKRKSSVYHQFFDPCKLDGGRDTSVRRSTNSLRVRKYTRSNQGTKCNKLLSRPSRKLAEPLISDSETFSNNFCRTESEDYLASLSAGSGQLDMDNVRPFSPTPIGHQVSTEKNDEISTIYSSDDGGRVKSAPAVMAQTETTCNVSPTIPQRGSFMFDSAQCNGTDDSHARIDFISGTTESSVELLSLNICETTVVSEIEDVNPAESRATHRTVTRYTEPDETVKPPHDVDLTEPSGPSYVSIAGVDIPMAESDRVPVIIERQQSHRVLESMLPGKPSKSEASLESCRTTYAIMGARSFQLQTPTFCPSNHEILGDVALANVERGRSNDCEISPRSRSVERAMSSEEDSSDSECARDQIDCEDNVQVVVPPRPSPPSRSTSPPPLLSPIRPHQPPQTEAASSHPCNQNVISAFAFQEPPPPPYRDRTENRVAEESVENRKHRLKKTERLRRSLSEGDNSACRESFRCRCSCGCSAAQSRILDVPGGTGDTLEACEHQLNLGAFPNLPDARLIELGLSDPPYGHELCDRISEDELERKYTALSIGLGTDRATLPRRLALSLRQRDQAERNLATEVGRMQRDIQVSRRRASIATISRPATVNSLQEALTKATPHHIAANPTRCTRCLPIDNARQQRVSISGRMTLRRPSLSYDTQRWDEKLDRTDSSSSSVGELREIFEQAESRRGSKEENNNLIRRQLNNFSVAGCESGDSDTFISTRGDSTIFQTQVRDEELLTENTSPRRRVPPVYGMLRDQVSRLPVFWYILFVAVFFFGFYSNRYVTTRYMAPLKWWSIEEIFQRYGYFRRNPPPPV; the protein is encoded by the exons ATGTGCGAGGTAAACGATGACGGCCAAGGTGGGCAGGCCCCAATACAAGAAGATG ATGCGTTAGAAAAAATCTTTTCGGAATGCGACGGATCGTCAACCGGCAAAGTCTTAGTTGCAAAGCTCATGGACTACATGTTCAATCAAATGTCTGCGCACGGAAG CCCGGAAATTCTGAATGATCTTCGTAAATCGATGTGCGCTGTATCTTACAATGGCGAAGTAACACGACAGCAATATTATGACGTTTCACGATCATGGCTGGCGAAAATACGCAAAGGTCAACATCATCACGAAAATCACCAAGATGGTAACAATAATCTCCGCATCGATGAAAGCAG TCGAGCTACGAGTCCACTGACTGGATATGCCGACGATGCAACGGTTTCGTCTGAGCCGGGACCAGACATCGCACCGACCCTCCATG AATTCCTCGAACTCTCCACGAGCACCATCGTTGATACGAGCAAGAG AAGCAAGAACGAGGACAGTTTCTTCGGGGATTTATCTTCCGTCAGCGGTAATTACTACTTAACAACGGACGATCCCATTTTCGAGACAACACGGGATCTACAGCTGCGGATGCAGAGGTGCACAGTAGAGAATGACCACCTCAAAGAGGAACTGCAACGCTCCGAAGATACGATAGCATTATTGGAAAGGCAGCTGGGCACGACCCGCAGGAAATT GGAAATGGCAAACGAAAAGTGCGTTAGGCTGCAAACGGAAGACGAAGAACACCACGCCGAACTCTCAAAGACCGAGAGGGACCGTCAAGCTCTACGAGCAAGAAATCAACATCTtgagaggaaaaattttctgatgAGGAGGGAACTCGATGATGCTGTTACGGAG ACAGAACGGTTGAGGTTTGAACTGGATAAGTTAAACGACCAGAAAGAAGCGCGTGGTAAGCTGCTTAGTCACTATAGGGAGGAATTGCAACAGGTACAGAAATTGTACGAGGGAGCGAAAGAGCATATTTCACAGATGGACTTAGCTAACTGTCAACTTAAAGATGAAAACCAAGTTTCTACGAGGACTATCGAG CAACTGAAAACTATCGTGAAAGAGTTGGAGACCCGAGTTTCCGAGCTGCAAACACACCGAGATGATATGTCCCATAGCGAACCG TCATCCGCAAGACCAGTCTTTAAAAATGAGCTAAGCTTCGACTTGGATACGTCACACTATTCGGGAAAAATAATCCCGCGGTCTCTGTGCGATGAAATGAAAGCTTCG GGACTCGAAGATCCGGACATCAGTTTGACGAATAAAATCGAAACACTGGACGAAAAAATGGAAGACCAGTGCATCACCGAATACTACAGCGTTATACGCGAAGCTGTGAAACAGCTggaaag AGTTCTGGCCAGAGTTCAAGTGGCGTGTAACAAGGTGAAAGCAAAAACGGTACCTGCTCGGAACCCTTCGTTTGTGTTTGGAGAAATAGATGCAGATGGAAACAAAGAGTGTCGTTCTAGCGTCGAGGAGCTGTTGCGAATGTTAGAATCCGAAATACGTCGTACGCTGTCAATATTTTCTATTGTG GTCTCGCACAAGGTCGTCAGTACCAACGCCAGTACGACAGATCCCGCGACTCGAGTTGATGTACTCGAACCTGACTCGACGCCAGTTTGCGATATTCTTCGAGGCATTAACACGGGCTTCATTAACTACGACCTCTCTACAAA TTGGGGAACGGAAAAACATCCGCacaaggaaaaggaaaaaagggtCGCATCGCTGGCCGAGGTAAAATCTGGAGATGCGTCTGCAGCGGCCACCAGCACTCCTCGTTCTTCACCGCTGCCGTGCAGCTCGAGGCGGTCCTCCAGCCTGGAAGTTTGCGAAGAGGCGATAATCGACCCCATCGTCGCTGCCTTAGATGAGATCATTCAAAGTTCCGGCTGCGCCAACGGAGATCCCGATCTAGCACACAGCCCTAGAAAATCCCTGCGGGAGCATAAATCCAG GTACGTTCAAACTCCACCATCGCGTCGAGAGTTTGAATGTGATTGCTGGTCAGGCTCCTGTGACGTTGAATCTCCCCCGTCACTGATAACCGCTGATGCTGAGTCAAGACTATCGAATGCAACTGTCACGGGCTGGTCTGAATCGGGATCCGAGCTCAACCGCGGTTTTTTGGAAACCTGCGCCTGGAGATGCCAGAGGACAGAAATTATGGACGATTCTTCCGACGATAAGGAGAGCAGTTTGAAATACAGCCTGGATAAAGCACTTGTGACGGTGACGCGGGTGGATCCAACTTTACATACGACGGACAGTAGAGACCCGTCACCGTTAACGATAACTAGGACGGACCCGACTCCCGGAACGTATCGTACAGAGCCTGCCTTGGCCCCGATCCAACATTCAGTGGCCGGTTCTGGGACTTCGAGTTGCGAGGATAACGGCTGCGACGTTGTGGAAGATCTAAATGTTGACTTGGAGAAACTGACTCTGAGAACAACATCGAGCAATGAACGACACCCCGTGGAGAAGAAATCGGCTGGAAATTTTCAGCCGTATGACAACGTACCGAAACGAAAATCATCGGTATACCACCAGTTCTTCGATCCCTGTAAACTTGACGGAGGTCGAGATACCTCGGTAAGAAGATCCACGAATTCTTTAAGGGTGCGAAAATACACACGTTCGAATCAAGGCACGAAATGCAATAAATTACTGTCAAGACCGTCAAGGAAACTTGCTGAGCCGTTGATCAGCGACTCTGAGACATTCAGTAATAACTTCTGCAGGACAGAATCGGAAGATTACCTTGCGAGCCTGTCAGCTGGGTCGGGGCAACTCGACATGGATAACGTACGACCTTTTTCTCCCACCCCGATTGGTCATCAGGTTTCTACAGAAAAAAACGATGAAATTTCGACCATTTATAGCAGTGATGACGGTGGTCGGGTGAAGAGTGCACCAGCAGTGATGGCACAAACCGAAACAACATGCAACGTTTCTCCGACGATACCGCAACGTGGCAGTTTTATGTTCGACTCTGCACAGTGTAACGGGACTGATGATTCACACGCGAGGATCGATTTCATCTCAGGAACGACAGAATCTTCGGTTGAATTATTGTCCTTAAATATTTGCGAAACGACCGTAGTGTCGGAGATTGAGGATGTTAATCCGGCGGAGTCGAGAGCGACCCATCGTACGGTAACGCGGTACACAGAGCCAGACGAAACGGTCAAACCACCGCACGATGTGGATCTAACTGAACCTTCCGGACCGTCCTACGTTTCCATCGCAGGTGTGGATATTCCGATGGCAGAAAGTGATCGAGTTCCCGTGATAATCGAACGTCAACAGTCACACAGGGTACTTG AATCGATGTTGCCGGGGAAGCCTAGCAAGTCGGAAGCAAGCCTTGAAAGCTGCCGGACCACGTACGCAATTATGGGCGCTCGTAGCTTCCAGCTGCAGACACCAACATTTTGCCCCTCCAACCACGAGATACTCGGTGACGTTGCTTTAGCCAACGTCGAGCGAGGGCGTAGCAACGATTGCGAAATATCGCCCCGATCCAGGTCAGTTGAGCGCGCGATGTCCAGCGAGGAAGATAGTTCCGATTCAGAGTGCGCCCGTGACCAGATTGACTGCGAGGATAACGTACAGGTGGTCGTACCACCACGACCATCACCACCATCAAGATCGACATCACCGCCACCTTTGCTATCGCCAATTCGACCGCACCAACCGCCACAGACGGAGGCAGCGTCCTCGCACCCTTGCAATCAAAATGTCATTTCCGCATTTGCTTTCCAAGAGCCACCACCGCCACCATACAGGGATAGAACAGAGAATAGAGTTGCCGAAGAATCGGTGGAAAATCGTAAACATCGACTTAAG aaaactgaACGACTGCGTCGTTCGTTATCCGAGGGTGACAATAGCGCTTGCCGAGAGAGCTTCCGATGCCGATGCAGCTGCGGCTGTAGTGCGGCTCAGAGTAGAATACTTGATGTCCCTGGTGGAACTGGGGACACTCTTGAAGCCTGTGAACACCAGCTGAATCTGGGGGCATTTCCTAATTTACCGGATGCGCGTCTGATCGAGCTTGGACTATCGGATCCTCCCTATGGCCATGAACTTTG CGACCGCATAAGCGAGGATGAACTCGAG CGAAAATATACGGCGCTTTCGATTGGATTGGGGACGGACAGAGCAACGCTGCCGCGGAGGTTGGCACTCAGTTTACGACAAAGAGACCAGGCTGAGCGCAATCTCGCTACGGAAGTCGGAAGGATGCAACGTGACATTCAG gTGTCTAGGAGAAGGGCCAGCATCGCAACGATATCTCGACCCGCAACGGTCAATTCCCTGCAAGAGGCATTAACAAAGGCAACGCCTCATCATATAGCGGCGAATCCGACTCGTTGCACTCGGTGCCTACCGATC GATAATGCGAGACAGCAGCGTGTCTCTATATCCGGTAGAATGACCTTGAGACGGCCTTCGCTCAGTTACGATACGCAGAGGTGGGACGAGAAATTGGATAGGACAGA CAGCAGTTCAAGCAGCGTCGGAGAGCTAAGAGAAATATTCGAGCAGGCCGAGTCAAGGCGCGGATCGaaggaagaaaataacaatttgatTCGCCGCCAGTTGAACAACTTCAGCGTGGCTGGTTGCGAAAGCGGCGATTCGGATACGTTTATAAGTACCAGAGGGGAttcaaccatttttcaaactcaagTCAGAGATGAGGAATTACTAACTGAAAACACATCACCGCG CCGAAGAGTGCCTCCAGTCTATGGAATGTTGAGGGATCAAGTTTCTCGGCTGCCTGTATTTTGGTACATTTTGTTTgttgcagtattttttttcggtttctACAGTAACCGGTACGTAACCACGAGATACATGGCGCCTTTGAAGTGGTGGTCGATCGAAGAAATATTCCAAAGATACGGCTACTTTCGGCGCAATCCGCCACCTCCTGTCTGA